One Pseudodesulfovibrio cashew DNA window includes the following coding sequences:
- a CDS encoding 4Fe-4S dicluster domain-containing protein, whose product MSKTFFIDLTKCTACRGCQVACKQWKKLPAEKTENTGSHQNPPDLSGVTLKLVRFNELEVDGKLQWLFFPEQCRHCVEPPCMDSMTVPGAIVHDEETGAVVYTELTAKEPDKDAYRFGCPYEIPRVNEETGQIVKCDMCIDRVKVGMLPACVQTCPTGAMNFGEREDMLTLAEERLAQAQEKFPDAELVDPDEVRVIYLVQTDPDSYYEMLSADASSIKKGPMTRKQFLARLGRPVKRMAG is encoded by the coding sequence ATGAGTAAGACATTCTTCATCGACCTGACCAAGTGTACGGCCTGCCGTGGTTGCCAGGTTGCCTGCAAGCAATGGAAGAAACTCCCCGCCGAGAAGACCGAGAATACGGGTTCCCATCAGAATCCTCCGGACCTCTCCGGCGTCACCCTGAAACTGGTCCGCTTCAACGAACTGGAGGTGGACGGCAAGCTCCAGTGGCTGTTCTTCCCGGAACAATGCCGCCATTGCGTGGAGCCGCCGTGCATGGACTCCATGACCGTGCCCGGCGCCATCGTCCATGACGAGGAGACCGGAGCCGTGGTCTACACCGAGTTGACCGCAAAGGAACCCGACAAGGACGCCTACCGTTTCGGTTGCCCCTACGAGATTCCCCGCGTCAACGAGGAGACCGGCCAGATCGTGAAGTGCGACATGTGCATCGACCGCGTCAAGGTGGGCATGCTGCCCGCCTGCGTGCAGACCTGTCCCACCGGGGCCATGAACTTCGGCGAACGCGAGGACATGCTCACCCTGGCCGAGGAGCGTCTGGCCCAGGCCCAGGAGAAGTTCCCGGACGCGGAACTGGTCGATCCCGACGAAGTCAGGGTCATCTACCTGGTGCAGACGGATCCCGACAGCTACTATGAGATGCTGTCCGCGGACGCCTCCTCCATCAAGAAGGGCCCCATGACCAGGAAGCAGTTCCTGGCTAGGCTCGGTCGTCCGGTCAAGCGCATGGCCGGCTAG
- the fdnG gene encoding formate dehydrogenase-N subunit alpha: protein MHTNRRNFLKLSATAAVATAFGGLGLGCTPKSKMIDRAAALTPKWSKQTTSVCCYCAVGCGLIVNTALKDNKAINVEGDPDHPINEGALCAKGASIWQLADNDRRPDTVLYRAPYSTEFKKVSMSWALEKIARRVKETRDAEFTYKNKKGQVVNRCDNIASLGSAALDNEECWAYQTMLRSLGLVYIEHQARIUHSATVAALAESFGRGAMTNHWIDIQNSDCILIMGSNAAENHPISFKWVTKAQEKGATLIHVDPRFTRTSAKADMYAGLRSGSDIAVLGGMIKYILDNDLIFRDYVVDYTNASFIIGDNYSFTDGIFAGYNPKTKSYDKSKWAFAMDAEGNPKKDPTLKDPKCVYQMLKKHYARYDLDKVSSISGMSKDELVALYETYAATGKADKAGTIMYAMGWTQHTVGVQNIRSMAMIQLLLGNIGVAGGGVNALRGESNVQGSTDHCLLYHILPGYLKTPKASQPTLADYDKAYTPVSHDPKSANWWGNYPKYSASLIKSMWMDDDPATAYNYLPRLDSASAAEYSWLTLFDKMDAGQFKGLFAWGMNPACSGANANKNRRALSKLDWLVNVNIFPNETGWFWEGPDMDPKKIKTEVFFLPCAVSIEKEGSITNSGRWMQWRYKGPDAPAGQMPDGDMMYELMKEIQHLYEKEGGAYPEPITRLTWDNIATNGVFDAHKTAKLINGYFTRDVTIKGKSYKKGQQVPSFAFLQADGSTCSGNWLYCNSYTDKGNMAARRSLAQTPEQAKIGLFPNFSWCWPVNRRILYNRASVDLQGKPWNPEKPVIEWTGPETKWKGDVPDGGWAPGTKYAFIMRKHGFGQLFGPGRADGPLPEYYEPLECPVKSHPFSSTLHNPTALSYEDETKAVCDPKFPFIGTTYRVTEHWQTGLMTRNCDWLTEAEPQVFVEMSPELAELRGIENGEKVTVESVRGSIWAKAIVTKRLKPFTIKGTTIHQVGLPWHFGWTWPKDGGDSANILTPSVGDPNTGIPETKAFMVNVRKA, encoded by the coding sequence ATGCATACCAACCGAAGGAACTTCCTCAAGCTCTCCGCCACCGCCGCTGTTGCGACGGCGTTTGGCGGTCTCGGGCTCGGCTGTACGCCCAAGTCGAAGATGATCGACAGGGCTGCCGCGCTGACCCCGAAATGGAGCAAGCAGACCACGTCCGTGTGCTGCTACTGTGCCGTGGGTTGCGGTCTCATCGTCAACACGGCCCTCAAGGACAACAAGGCGATCAACGTCGAGGGCGACCCGGATCACCCGATCAACGAAGGCGCGCTGTGCGCCAAGGGCGCATCCATCTGGCAGCTGGCCGACAACGACCGGCGCCCGGACACGGTGCTCTACCGCGCCCCCTACTCCACCGAATTCAAGAAGGTCTCCATGTCCTGGGCGCTCGAAAAGATCGCCCGCAGGGTCAAGGAAACCCGCGACGCCGAGTTCACCTACAAGAACAAGAAAGGACAAGTGGTCAACCGCTGCGACAACATCGCGTCGCTCGGTTCCGCCGCTCTCGACAACGAGGAGTGCTGGGCCTACCAGACAATGCTCCGCAGCCTCGGCCTGGTGTACATAGAGCACCAGGCGCGTATCTGACACAGCGCGACTGTTGCGGCTCTGGCAGAGTCGTTCGGACGCGGCGCGATGACCAATCACTGGATCGACATCCAGAACAGTGATTGCATTCTGATAATGGGCAGCAACGCTGCCGAAAACCATCCCATCTCCTTCAAGTGGGTGACCAAGGCGCAGGAAAAGGGCGCGACCCTGATCCACGTCGACCCCCGTTTCACCAGGACTTCGGCCAAGGCCGACATGTATGCGGGCCTCCGTTCCGGCTCGGATATCGCGGTCCTCGGCGGCATGATCAAGTACATTCTCGACAACGACCTGATCTTCAGGGACTACGTGGTCGACTACACCAACGCCTCCTTCATCATCGGCGACAACTACTCCTTCACCGACGGCATCTTCGCCGGGTACAACCCCAAGACCAAGTCCTACGACAAGTCCAAGTGGGCTTTCGCCATGGACGCCGAGGGCAACCCGAAGAAGGACCCGACCCTCAAGGATCCCAAGTGCGTCTACCAGATGCTCAAGAAGCACTACGCGCGCTACGACCTTGACAAGGTCTCCTCGATCTCCGGCATGAGCAAGGACGAACTCGTCGCCCTGTACGAGACCTATGCCGCCACAGGCAAGGCCGACAAGGCAGGCACCATCATGTACGCCATGGGCTGGACCCAGCACACCGTGGGCGTGCAGAACATCCGCTCCATGGCCATGATCCAGTTGCTGCTCGGCAACATCGGCGTGGCTGGCGGCGGCGTCAACGCCCTGCGCGGCGAATCCAACGTCCAGGGCTCCACCGACCACTGCCTGCTCTACCACATCCTGCCCGGCTACCTGAAGACGCCCAAGGCGTCCCAGCCGACCCTGGCGGACTACGACAAGGCCTACACCCCGGTCTCCCACGACCCGAAGTCGGCCAACTGGTGGGGCAACTATCCCAAATACTCGGCGTCCCTGATCAAGTCCATGTGGATGGACGACGACCCGGCGACCGCCTACAACTACCTGCCCAGGCTCGACTCCGCTTCCGCGGCCGAATACTCCTGGCTGACCCTGTTCGACAAGATGGACGCGGGCCAGTTCAAGGGCCTCTTCGCCTGGGGCATGAACCCGGCCTGTTCCGGGGCCAACGCCAACAAGAACAGGCGTGCCCTGTCAAAGCTGGACTGGCTGGTAAACGTCAACATCTTCCCCAACGAGACCGGTTGGTTCTGGGAAGGTCCCGACATGGACCCGAAGAAGATCAAGACCGAAGTCTTCTTCCTCCCCTGCGCGGTCTCCATTGAGAAGGAAGGTTCCATCACCAACTCCGGCCGCTGGATGCAGTGGCGCTACAAGGGCCCCGACGCGCCCGCAGGGCAGATGCCCGACGGCGACATGATGTACGAGCTGATGAAGGAGATTCAGCACCTGTACGAGAAGGAAGGCGGCGCCTACCCCGAACCGATCACCCGGCTGACCTGGGACAACATCGCCACCAACGGCGTGTTCGACGCCCACAAGACCGCCAAGCTGATCAACGGCTACTTCACCAGGGACGTGACCATCAAGGGCAAGTCCTACAAGAAGGGCCAGCAGGTCCCGAGCTTCGCCTTCCTGCAGGCCGACGGCTCCACCTGCTCGGGTAACTGGCTGTACTGCAACTCCTACACGGACAAGGGCAACATGGCAGCACGCCGCAGCCTGGCCCAGACTCCCGAACAGGCGAAGATCGGCCTCTTCCCGAACTTCTCCTGGTGTTGGCCCGTCAACCGCCGCATCCTGTACAACAGGGCCTCGGTTGACCTCCAGGGCAAGCCCTGGAACCCGGAAAAGCCGGTCATCGAGTGGACCGGTCCCGAGACCAAGTGGAAGGGCGACGTGCCTGACGGAGGTTGGGCTCCGGGCACCAAATATGCCTTCATCATGCGCAAGCACGGCTTCGGCCAGCTCTTCGGCCCCGGCCGGGCTGACGGTCCGCTGCCCGAATACTACGAGCCGCTGGAATGCCCGGTGAAGTCGCATCCCTTCTCCTCAACCCTGCATAACCCCACCGCCCTCTCCTACGAGGACGAGACCAAGGCGGTGTGCGATCCCAAGTTCCCGTTCATCGGCACCACCTACCGTGTCACCGAGCACTGGCAGACCGGTCTGATGACCCGCAACTGCGACTGGCTGACCGAAGCGGAGCCCCAGGTCTTCGTTGAAATGAGCCCGGAACTTGCGGAACTCAGAGGGATCGAAAACGGTGAAAAGGTAACGGTCGAATCGGTGCGCGGCTCCATCTGGGCCAAGGCCATCGTGACCAAGCGCCTGAAGCCGTTCACCATCAAGGGCACCACCATTCATCAGGTCGGCCTGCCCTGGCACTTCGGCTGGACATGGCCCAAGGACGGCGGCGACTCCGCCAACATCCTGACCCCGTCCGTCGGTGACCCGAACACCGGCATCCCTGAAACCAAGGCCTTCATGGTCAACGTCCGCAAGGCGTAA
- a CDS encoding methyl-accepting chemotaxis protein translates to MFKDVSLKWKVLALVILGPIFVACVLAVQQVMQIREAGHEDILHQGRAVILMAEAAREEMSAKLAAGVMRPFDEIKSREQLLQAVPIITAINMAQRNAKALDYAFRVPKVSPRNPKNEPTELELSVLKRLKEEKLEELVVAEEDQIRYFRPIRLTKECLYCHGDPKGGKDPLGGIKEGWREGEIHGAFEIISSLETAKAKSLKSGIYTAVETAVILLLVGIASWFMVKRVIVTPLFRIRDFARDVASGDLDAHPGGAFGAELGVVRDAISTMVDNLKAKMLEASQKQEEAEAAKGEAEVAMNEAKQQEARTNELLSKMQRIAGDASLIAEQVTSAADELSAQADQVSSGAEIQRERTAQTATAMEEMNATVLEVARNSANSADSAQNAKEQAQQGADVVKNAIFAIEEVHELTTTLKSSMASLGGQATDIGQIMNVIEDIADQTNLLALNAAIEAARAGEAGRGFAVVADEVRKLAEKTMDATKEVGNAIQSIQDGAEANIRSVDTAAEAVDRATEMANQSGESLGQIVHFADATSGQVQSIATAAEEQSAASEEINRAVEDINLIASETAEGMNQSAEAITELARLSNELRLLINEMNE, encoded by the coding sequence GGCCGTCATCCTCATGGCCGAGGCGGCTCGCGAGGAGATGTCCGCTAAACTGGCCGCTGGCGTCATGCGCCCCTTTGACGAGATCAAGTCCAGGGAACAACTTCTTCAGGCCGTTCCCATCATCACCGCCATCAACATGGCCCAACGCAACGCCAAGGCTCTGGATTACGCCTTCAGGGTTCCCAAAGTCTCTCCGCGCAATCCGAAGAACGAGCCGACCGAACTGGAACTTTCCGTACTCAAGCGGTTGAAAGAGGAGAAGCTGGAAGAACTGGTCGTGGCCGAGGAAGATCAGATTCGCTATTTTCGCCCCATCCGGCTGACCAAGGAGTGCCTCTACTGCCACGGCGATCCCAAGGGCGGCAAGGACCCGCTCGGCGGCATCAAGGAAGGATGGCGCGAGGGTGAGATTCACGGCGCTTTCGAGATTATTTCATCCCTGGAAACCGCCAAGGCCAAGAGTCTGAAATCAGGCATCTACACTGCGGTGGAGACCGCCGTCATTCTGTTACTCGTGGGTATTGCCTCATGGTTCATGGTCAAGCGGGTCATCGTTACCCCGCTGTTCCGTATCCGCGACTTCGCCCGTGATGTGGCGTCCGGCGATCTTGATGCCCACCCGGGAGGAGCCTTCGGAGCGGAGCTTGGAGTAGTTCGAGACGCCATCTCCACCATGGTGGACAACCTCAAGGCCAAGATGCTTGAAGCCTCCCAGAAACAGGAGGAGGCCGAAGCGGCCAAGGGCGAGGCCGAGGTGGCCATGAACGAGGCCAAGCAGCAGGAGGCCCGGACCAACGAGCTTCTTTCCAAGATGCAGCGCATTGCAGGGGACGCTTCGCTTATCGCTGAGCAGGTGACCAGCGCCGCGGACGAGCTTTCCGCCCAGGCCGACCAGGTCAGCAGCGGCGCGGAGATACAACGCGAGCGCACCGCCCAGACCGCCACGGCCATGGAAGAGATGAACGCCACTGTTCTGGAGGTGGCCAGGAACTCCGCCAACTCCGCCGACTCGGCCCAAAATGCCAAGGAGCAGGCCCAGCAGGGCGCGGACGTGGTCAAGAACGCGATCTTCGCCATCGAGGAAGTGCACGAGCTGACCACCACGCTGAAGTCCTCCATGGCCTCGCTTGGCGGGCAGGCAACGGACATCGGCCAGATCATGAACGTCATCGAGGACATCGCGGACCAGACCAACCTCCTCGCGCTCAACGCGGCCATTGAGGCGGCTCGGGCAGGTGAGGCCGGTCGCGGCTTTGCGGTTGTCGCCGACGAGGTGCGCAAGTTGGCTGAAAAGACCATGGACGCCACCAAGGAGGTGGGCAACGCCATCCAGAGCATTCAGGATGGTGCGGAAGCCAACATCCGAAGCGTGGATACCGCGGCCGAGGCCGTGGACAGGGCCACGGAGATGGCCAACCAGTCCGGGGAGTCCCTTGGACAGATCGTCCATTTCGCCGACGCGACTTCGGGGCAGGTGCAGTCCATCGCCACCGCCGCGGAGGAGCAGTCAGCCGCCTCGGAAGAGATCAACCGCGCCGTGGAGGACATCAACCTGATCGCCTCTGAAACGGCCGAGGGCATGAACCAGTCCGCCGAGGCCATTACCGAACTCGCACGCCTCTCCAATGAGCTGAGGCTGCTCATCAACGAGATGAACGAATAG
- a CDS encoding FmdE family protein, which yields MNIGNYTFEEFKQKAKEFHGYPAPGLLIGGYMVEAAKARIPEGTLFEALVESGKCLPDAVQLLTLCSAGNNWMKIKLLGRYAVSLYDKYTGVGVRVAIDQKKLEQWPEIRGWFMKEKPKAEQDTEKLFAEIEQAGDTICSIRPITVDKKYLGHGHMTAIDVCPVCGEAYPSSDGSICRGCQGEDPYVAMEGVECRDDAPVMRAVPVEEAVGKTVVHDMTGIEAEESKEPVSRAGDVLGIGDVCRLQRIGKFHVYDAESLPGDEWVHENEAVKAFAKRMAGDGITYDDDPKEGKINFFAEKTGLLSIDLDALSRFNLSPDVMLATRHDGSIIPEGKGVAGTRAIPLYISRDKFSRAITALGEGPILSILPLRKAKVGVLVTGTEVFQGLIEDKFIPIVSSKVIKLGSEVHRTDIVPDDRETITKSVTAMLDAGCDLIVTTAGMSVDPDDVTRPALADAGMTDALYGVPMLPGTMSLVGKIRNAQIIGVPACALFYKTTAFDILLPRLLAGQTLTRKDLANLGEGGFCMTCKTCSFPKCPFGK from the coding sequence ATGAATATCGGCAACTACACCTTTGAGGAATTCAAACAGAAGGCCAAGGAATTCCACGGCTACCCCGCGCCCGGCCTGCTCATCGGCGGCTACATGGTGGAGGCGGCCAAGGCCCGCATCCCGGAAGGCACGCTGTTCGAAGCCCTGGTGGAGTCCGGCAAGTGTCTGCCCGACGCGGTCCAGCTCCTCACCCTCTGCTCCGCCGGCAACAACTGGATGAAGATCAAACTGCTCGGCCGCTATGCCGTATCGTTGTACGACAAGTACACGGGCGTGGGCGTGCGCGTGGCCATCGACCAGAAGAAGCTGGAGCAGTGGCCCGAGATCAGAGGCTGGTTCATGAAGGAAAAGCCCAAGGCCGAGCAGGATACCGAGAAACTTTTCGCCGAAATCGAGCAGGCCGGGGACACCATCTGCTCCATCAGGCCCATCACCGTGGACAAGAAATATCTCGGCCACGGCCACATGACCGCCATCGATGTCTGTCCCGTCTGCGGCGAGGCCTACCCCTCCAGCGACGGTTCCATCTGCCGCGGCTGCCAGGGTGAAGACCCGTACGTTGCCATGGAGGGAGTGGAGTGCCGCGACGACGCCCCTGTGATGCGCGCCGTTCCCGTTGAGGAGGCCGTGGGCAAGACCGTGGTCCACGACATGACCGGTATTGAGGCCGAGGAAAGCAAGGAGCCCGTAAGCCGCGCCGGAGACGTGCTCGGCATCGGCGACGTCTGCCGCCTCCAGCGCATCGGCAAATTCCATGTCTACGACGCCGAAAGCCTGCCTGGCGACGAATGGGTGCACGAGAACGAGGCGGTCAAGGCCTTTGCCAAGCGTATGGCCGGTGACGGCATCACCTATGACGATGACCCCAAGGAAGGCAAAATCAACTTCTTCGCCGAAAAGACCGGCCTGCTCTCCATCGATCTTGACGCCCTCTCTCGGTTCAATCTCTCCCCGGACGTCATGCTCGCAACCCGCCACGACGGATCCATCATCCCCGAGGGCAAGGGCGTGGCCGGAACAAGGGCCATCCCGCTCTATATCTCCCGCGACAAGTTCTCGCGGGCCATCACCGCCCTGGGAGAAGGGCCGATCCTGTCCATCCTGCCTCTGCGCAAGGCCAAGGTGGGCGTGCTGGTAACCGGCACCGAGGTCTTCCAGGGACTGATCGAGGACAAGTTCATCCCCATCGTCTCCTCCAAGGTCATCAAGCTGGGCAGCGAGGTGCACCGCACCGACATCGTGCCCGATGACCGCGAGACCATCACCAAGTCGGTCACGGCCATGCTCGACGCCGGGTGCGACCTGATCGTGACCACGGCGGGCATGTCCGTGGACCCGGACGACGTCACCCGCCCGGCCCTGGCCGACGCAGGCATGACCGACGCCCTCTATGGCGTGCCCATGCTCCCCGGCACCATGAGCCTGGTGGGCAAGATCCGCAACGCGCAAATCATCGGCGTCCCGGCCTGCGCCCTCTTCTACAAGACCACGGCCTTCGACATCCTCCTGCCCCGCCTCCTGGCCGGACAGACGCTGACCCGAAAGGATCTGGCCAATCTCGGCGAAGGCGGCTTCTGCATGACCTGCAAGACCTGCTCCTTCCCCAAGTGCCCCTTCGGCAAATAA
- a CDS encoding NAD-dependent deacylase: MSNHALANAARVLRESRCTLAFTGAGISVESGVPPFRGPGGVWAKYDPAKFEKAYFRRNPEEVWPLLKEIFYSRLVHAKPNPAHYALAELERAGMLDGIVTQNIDGLHQEAGSLVVHEYHGSTRRMQCMKCREFFDASNISLEKLPPPCPVCGGLLKPDFVFFGEGIPTDVHRAATDLAGRAEVCLIVGTGGTVVPAGRIPYIVKNRGGVLIEINLHDTSYSYTVSDYYLQGKAGTRLPELVAATLG, translated from the coding sequence ATGTCAAACCATGCCCTCGCCAACGCGGCCCGCGTCCTGCGGGAGTCCCGCTGCACCCTGGCGTTCACCGGAGCCGGTATTTCCGTTGAGTCGGGAGTCCCCCCGTTCCGGGGGCCCGGTGGGGTCTGGGCCAAGTATGACCCCGCCAAGTTCGAGAAGGCCTACTTCCGGCGGAACCCGGAAGAGGTCTGGCCGCTGCTGAAGGAGATCTTCTACAGCCGCCTGGTCCACGCCAAGCCCAATCCAGCCCACTACGCGCTGGCCGAACTGGAGCGCGCGGGCATGCTGGATGGCATCGTGACCCAGAACATCGACGGGCTGCATCAGGAGGCAGGCAGCCTGGTGGTCCACGAATACCACGGCTCCACCCGGCGCATGCAGTGCATGAAATGCCGGGAGTTTTTCGACGCTTCAAATATTTCCCTTGAAAAGCTGCCGCCACCGTGTCCGGTCTGCGGCGGCCTGCTCAAGCCGGACTTCGTCTTCTTCGGCGAGGGCATCCCCACCGACGTGCACCGGGCCGCGACCGACCTTGCCGGGCGGGCCGAGGTCTGCCTGATCGTGGGCACCGGGGGCACGGTGGTGCCTGCCGGACGCATCCCCTACATCGTCAAGAACCGGGGCGGCGTCCTCATTGAGATCAACCTCCACGACACCAGCTATTCGTACACCGTCTCGGATTACTATCTCCAGGGCAAGGCGGGCACCCGACTGCCGGAACTGGTGGCCGCGACCCTGGGTTGA